The genome window CTCTACTAGCCAAAAAGGTAAATGTTAAATTATGAAAAGCTCTATATGTATACATAACATGAAATCTGCTCTTGTTTGTCTTTCAAGAGATTCAAAGCACAGGTTAATGTGGTAAAAGCAATATGCGAAGACCACATCAGCAAGCCGCATGCACTTTTTTACAAGTGCTGCTGCATACTATTAGGCGTGAGGTTGTGGAAATGAGGCGATACAGATTAAAGGAGAAAGTAGCAGCCTATTTGTGATATGATGTGGATAAGGGGGCAAATGGTGGCTATAAACATCCAGAATAAAAATCTGGGGgggtttgttgggttgttttggttttttttttccttcaaaagagTTAAtctaattatttcttaaaagattttcttCATACGATTTCTTGCTTCATGCTccattcatagaatcatttacgttggaaaagacctttgagatcatcaagtccaattgTTAGCTGAGGACTAcaaagtccaccactaaactatgcCATTAAACACTACAtctatgcattttaaaaatagctccaGGAATGGATGAATCTCACGCAACAGTTGATCTCCTTGATTTAATAGTAAGTCGtatcttaaaatacagtttacaaACTGAAGTATAGCAAGTTGAACACACATCTCAAACTTACACGCTTTTTAAGCAAAAGCATTACCTTCAAAGCTTCTGTAGCCTTACGCAGTTCTTTAATAACAGATGATAATGCTTCTGGATTTATTCCCTGCTCACAAAGCCGCACACAAATAGACAAGGTCTCCATATCCAAGCCAGTGTTTAATATTCTTGAAATCTCAAACAgaactgcaacagaaaaaaataagcactttAGTCCCTATGGACTATGGAATTTCAATGATTGAAAATATTATTCATCAACATTTAATTTGTACTGTAGAGTCTGTGAACATGACAGTTATCAAAAGCTCTTGCAGTTTGAACCTCAACAACAGCATTCATATTCAGCCTTCCAGCTAAGCTAGAAGCCACAGCTTCTAATACTATGCTTTTCTGGTTCAGAAAACTTAGTACTGGATAATGGGTCTTGAAAATTAGTAAGTGAAGAATTCAATAATTCACATGCTTGCCAATTATGTGAAATATACACTATAAGAATAATCCAAGCTTTTGAATTCCAGATACTGATGAAGTCCTAATAAAATGGACCGAGAGCACATTCTTTAAAGGTTTTACAGAGAATGTCAGGAGTTTTCTAGCCACTTCCTTCCATAACTAAACCTGGGTTTAGGTCTAACATTAAAGTGGTTTAAGGATAAGCAATACTTTCAATTTTTCTGTAACCTGAATCAAGAGCAACACTGCTTTTCAGTGTGAGATGAGGAGAGTACAGTCAGTTTTGTGTGGGAACAAAGACAGCTTGTTCTCCCCTTCCAAACTTTCCCTGGAAGGCCCCTTTTCTTCCATTCTCATAAGCAGTTTGTTATATATGTAACAGAACAACTCAACTCATTGAGGTTTTATTCTGGTTGCTACAGTAACCTCTATCCTCAGCCCAAGTCACTAGCAATACAGGTTGATTTTGTACAGATGCTATTCACACAGTTTCTGTAATCAAACCTTCCCCAAATCTTTCTCACCAGGTTAAAGCAGCCTGGCAAGTGATTACTGTCCAATTGACAGCtatgaaaatattctgctttggTATACCAGAGACATACTGCAGCACACCTTCAGAGTCACATTTACCCAAACCAAGACATTAAAGGCCTAATATATCCAGTCAATTCCACTGAAGCCACAGGGAAATGTCAGATGCTATGAAAAAACCTCTAGGTGCAATAATACTCTTGAAGCCCACACAAGTAGACTGGATTAAAGACACACACAAGTTTAAGACACGAAACTTTTTTTGTCAGACCCAAGCCCTAACTACAAGCCACAAGGAGAGCTTTCTTCTCCACAATGAGGCTTTCTGTCCTCACTGGTCTGAAAGCAAACCATTCCAAACATATCACACATGCAGCCCCTGTCTCCACAAAATCTTCTTCAGTGGCCAGATAAAACAGTAAGAAACAGACGTGTTTGCAATAAAATGCCATTGAACATTAAGAGCTACTGAACTACAAATGACTGACAGCTTCCCAGAAATAAACAATTCTTACTTTCTCCAACCATTTAAAGTTCATCATAAAATTTACTAAGCATGTGACATATTTAGAGGCAGAGCAGTAAATCTAACTAAAGATAAGTTTCAAATTTCTATGTCGGTATGAGTTGTGGTCATTAGTTTCTAATAGAAAATAACTTTAGGTACATCTTTGGCAGAGATGTAGCAGtttctc of Falco cherrug isolate bFalChe1 chromosome 2, bFalChe1.pri, whole genome shotgun sequence contains these proteins:
- the MZT1 gene encoding mitotic-spindle organizing protein 1, with amino-acid sequence MASNAASLNAVRETMDVLFEISRILNTGLDMETLSICVRLCEQGINPEALSSVIKELRKATEALKAAENMTG